CTTTACAAGTTGTATAAATCATCACCATTACTAAAGTTTTACCTTTTAGCTCTTTCAACTCAATTTCTTTACCATCTTGCGTATTCCATTTTGTTGTTAGGTTAAAAATAGATTCTTCAGAAATAAAACTAGACAGAACTTTTGTTGCTACTTTTGATGTTGGCCTTAATTTCATTTCACAAACAGGACAATTTCCTTTTTCTGAATAGACTTTGTCCCCTTCACATTTCATAGGACATTGATATGCAACTTTATCCGTTTCTTTTGATGTTTTTTTATCACAAGAAACTAATAACGTAGCGGTTACAACCAGCAATAATAAATATTTAAGTGTTTTCATTTTTCTATTTTTTAATATCTTTTACACATCTAAAACCAAGGTTTTTCATGGTATATTTTGCTTTTAAACTTCCTCTAATGGCATATCTCATAAATGCAGCATAATTCATTAAATCTGTTGCATTTACAGCGGCACTACCACAAAATAAATTATTATCTGTATCTACATCTTTTCTAGACTCTCCAGAAACCAATACCGAATTAAAATCTATAGTCCACTCCCAAACTAAACCATGTAAATCGTACACATTCCAATAATTTTTAAATGTAGATCCTATGGTTTGATTAAACGTTTTTGGCTTTTCATACCAACTTAAAATAAACTGATTATAAGCCTCTTCTCTTCTTGCATCGGGTATGGTTTTATTTGCCATTGCTACATATTCCCATTCATCTACTGTTGGCAATCTTTTTCCTTGACATTCGCAATATTCTTTTGCTGCAAACCATGATACTTGAGTAATTGGCGATTTTTCTTTTTGGTTTTCACCTAAAATAGTATCCGATTTCCATGCGCGTAAATAGCTTTCATCTGCAAATAACTTTATCACCTTACTTTTTTGCCATTTTGGATATTTCTTTACAAAGTCTACATATTCTCTATTTGTTGCAGGATATACGTCTATTAAAAAATCCTTTATTTTAACATTTAAAGAATCTCTACCATACAAAGGCAAATACTCTCCTCCCTTAATTTGTACCATTTTAGATTGACAACTTGTGTACGTTGCATTTAGGAGGAATAAACAAATTGTCAATCTTAAAATAGTTTTCATCTTTTTTTAATTAAGGTTTTTAATGACTGCTTTTTACTTCTTTTACAGTGTTTACACTTACATTGGTTTTATTATTTCCCCAAGAGTTATAAACATAAGTAAGCACATCTGCAACTTCTTCTTCAGAAAGTGTTTGTTTGGTCATTACACTATTGTATTTGTTTCCGTTTACAGTAATTTCTCCTGTTTTTCCGTTTAAAACAATACCTACAGCTCTTTTAACATCTGCATTTAAATAATCTGATTTTGCTAAAGGAGGAAACGCATTCGGAATTCCTTGTCCTTCTGCTTGGTGACAAGCAAAACAAGTAGTCATGTATAATTGTTTACCATCAGCTATTTTTTTAGCTAAAGGTTTTTCTACGTTACTTACAGCCACTTTTTTCTTATCATTATTTGGCATTGTTTGAATAGTACCTCCTTCTGGATGATAAATTCCTTCTTGCTTAACACCAGAATATAATTTTTTGTTTTCTTCTCCGGTTACTTTTAACATTCCTAAAGCCCCTTTATTAAAAGCTCTAAAAATAGCATGGTCTACAATAATAAATGTACCAGGAACTTCTACTTTAAATTCTACAATAGCAGCTCCTCCAGAAGGAATTGAAGTTGTTTGCACGTTTTCATTAATCATAGATCCTCCTTCTATATGTACTTTATCAAAGATTTCTCCAATAACATGAAAAGACGATGTTAAGTTTGGTCCGCCATTCCCTACAAATAAACGAACTGTTTCACCCACATTTGCAGTAATAGCGTTGTCTCCAGTTAAAGCACCAACTTTACCATTAAAAACTACATAATCTGCATCTTCTTTAATTGCTTTTGTCATATCAAAAGCTTGTAAACCTTTTTCATCAGTGGCACCTTTTGTATAAAAGTCTCCTTGCATAATGTAATATTCTTTATCTACTTTAGGCAAACCACCTTCTGGTTCTATTAAAATTAAACCATACATTCCGTTTGCAATATGCATTCCTACAGGTGCAGTAGCACAGTGGTACACAAACAAACCAGGGTTTAATGCTTTAAAAGAAAACGTTTTTTTATGACCAGGCGCTACAAAAGAAGATGTTGCTCCACCTCCAGGACCAGTTACCGCATGCATATCTATATTATGTGGTAATTTATTATCTGGGTGATTAGACAACGTAAATTCTATTTCGTCTCCTACTCTAGCTCTAATAAAACTTCCAGGTACAGAACCACCAAAAGTCCAATACACATATTGTACACCATCTGTCATGGTTCCTTCTTTTTCAAGAATTTCCATATCTATTAATAATTTCTTTGCGGTTCTATTACCTACTGGCGCAGGTACAAAAGGCGGTGAAGTTAATTCTGCCTCTATAGTTCCTTTAATATAAATGGAAGAATTATCTACCACTGCCATTTCTTTTTTTGGTTCACTCTTACAGCTCGTTAGCAGTAAGCCTGATGCGAATAATAAACATACTGTTTTTAAAAGTCTCATTTTTTCTTTGTTTTAATGTTGATTAAAATAAAAGATTGTTTTGTCTTTTATTATTTACAACAAAAATATTATAGTTTGCAATAAGTAAAAATGATAATTATCATATAAAAAGATAAAAATATCTTTATATTTTTGTAAAAAAAACATGTTAACCAATTCTAGTAAATATGCCATTAGAGCAGTTCTCTATTTAGCAAATAATTCATCCGAAGACAATAAAATTGGTTCTAAGAAAATAGCCAAAGTATTAAACATACCTGCCCCGTTTTTAGCCAAAACATTACAAGAATTAACAAAAAAAGATATTATAAGTTCTGTTAAAGGTCCTCATGGAGGTTTTTACCTAACGGATAGAAACGATAAAAATACCCTGTATAATATTATCGATTGTGTAGATGATGCAGAAAAATTTAATCAATGTTATTTAGGTCAAACAGAATGTAGTGATGATAACCCCTGTGTAATCCATCATTTATATGTACCTTTTAAAAATAAATTACTACAAAAACTTAAAAATAAAACAATCTTAGAAATGGCTAAAGAATACGCTAAAGACAATAACCTTATTAATACTTTATAGTTTTTAATATGATTAAAGCTAAAACACAAAGTTTTGTAGCGCTTTTTTATTTTTTAATCGCTGCGTCTTTAGGTATTTTATTGCGTCTTTTTCCTACTACAAATGTAAATGCCAATTATAAATTTATTGTTCACACGCATTCTCACGTGGCACTTTTAGGCTGGGTATATATAGGATTAACAACTTTAATTTTTTATCTATTTATAAAAGAAGAAGCTAAAAAAAAGTATTCAAAATTATTTTTAAGCACTCAGGTTACAATTTTAGGGATGTTAGTTAGCTTTCCAATAACTGGATATGCATTATTTTCTATTATTTTTTCTACTCTATTTATCATATGTTCTTATTGGTTTTATGCTTTCTTTAGAAAAAACAACAATTTTAACAAAGGTAGTTTTGCTTATAAATTTATAAATACATCACTTATATTTATGATTATTTCTAGTGTTGGCCCTTGGGCTTTAGGAATTATTATGAACACATTAGGAAGCACTTCTCATTGGTATAAAAATGCAATTTATTTTTACTTACATTTTCAATACAACGGTTGGTTTATTTTTTGTTTACTTGGGTTATTTTTCCACTTTTTAGAAAAAAATAATCGTGTTATTTCTTCAAAAAAAATCTCTACTTTTTTTAGGTTGATGATTGCCAGTTGTATCTTTACTTTAGCTTTATCTTTTTTATGGATAAACCCACCTATAACTATCTATATATTAGCGATATTAGGAAGTGTTATTCAAATCTTTTCTTTACTCTTTTTTTATTCGATAATTAAAGAACAAAAAACATTTTTAAAGGATAAAATAAGTCGATTTTTCTTCAAATTAATCCACTTAATTTTTGTGTTATTTTGTTTAAAAATAATAATGCAAACAATTACTGCAATTCCGTATTTTGCAACCTTATCTTACCAAATAAAAGATTTTGTAATAGGATATTTACACTTGGTTTTTTTAGGTGTTATTAGTCTTAGTATCTTGTTTTTTTTACATCAGAATAAATTAATATCCATTCCAAAAAAATGGATACTAATTTATTTAACTGGTTTTATTCTTTCTGAAGTATTTATTTTTTACAAAGGTTTTTGTAATTGGCAGCAACTTTCTATCATCAATAATTATTATGTAATTTTAGTACTTGTTTCAGCACTACTACCTATAGGTGTTTTAGGTATTTTTATTTCTAATTTAAAAACTATTTATTCCACTCCAAAAGAACTTGTTTAGCAAATACTTCACATTGATTTAAAGTGTCTGTAACATGCTTTAAAGTAGTTTTTGGGTTTATTAAACACATTCTAATAACTACTTGATTTTGTAAAACAGTGGTAACCAAAAGTGCCTCTTTAGAATCTACAACTTTAGACGATATTTCTTGATTTAATTTATCTAATTCTTCTTCTGTTAAATCTTTATTTAAAGGATTGTACCTAAAATTAATAATAGCCAAAGTTGCAGGAGAAACAATTTCCCAGTTTTTACTTTTTCTAAGTGTATCTTCTGTTTTATCTGCTAAATCTATATTGTACGTTATTGCCTTTTTAAAAGCATTTAATCCGTAGGTTTTAATAGACATATAAAATTTTAATGCTCTAAACCTTCTTGTTAATTGAATTCCGTAATCATAAAAATTAATTTCAGATTCATTTCCTTCAATATCTCTTAAATATTCTGGTTTTTCGCTAAACGTATTGCTTAACCAAGAGGCGTCTTTTACTAATAAACAACCAATTTCATAAGGCTGAAAAAACCATTTATGAGGATCTACAGTTAAAGAATCTGCACGCTCTATACCTCGTAAAATTCTACTTCCTTTTTTAGATAATATTGCGGCACCTCCATATGCTCCATCAATATGAAACCAAAGATTTTCTTTTTCGCAAATATCTGCCAAAGCATCTAACGGGTCTACAGTACCAGTATTGGTAGTACCTGCAGAAGCAATAATACAAAATGGTTTTCTTCCTTCTAATTGGTCTTTTGCGATTTCGTTTTTAAGTTTATTAATACTAAACTTAAATTCTAAATCTGTTGGAATGATTTTTACTTGTTCTTTTTTAAAGCCTAAAACTCTAATTGCTTTAATATTAGATGAATGTGCTTGGTCTGATAAATAAATAACGGCATTCGAAAAATCATCGCCACATTTTATTCTTCTAGCAGTGGTTAAAGCTGTTAAATTTGCCATAGATCCACCACTTGTAAAAATTCCACCTCCTTTTGTTACCGGAAAGTCGAACATTTTTAACAACCAATTTAAAGTAACAATTTCTAGTTCTGCAGCGGCAGGAGAAACAATCCATCCACCCGAAAAAATATTAAATCCTGTTGCCAAAGAATCTGCCATGGTACTTATAAAATTACTTGGACCTGGTACAAAAGAAAAAGATTTAGGGTGCGTAGATATATTGGTATTTGGCAATACATTTTTAGCCACAAAATCTAACACTTCATCTGCAGGCGTTGCACTATCTGGCGCTTCTCTTAAAAAAATAGAATCCATTTCTTCTCTAGAAGCTTTACTTACTGGCTTTTTATTTTCCTCTTCATCATAATGATTTACTATTAGGTCTACTATTTTGTAGCCATAAGATTGCATTTCTTCTTTTGTTAAATAAAAAGGTGATTTCATGAAATTATAATTTTTTTGCAAATTACATGAACTTAAATTTCTAAAGAAGATAAAAATCAATTTTATTCTAATTTTAATCTATTATACCTCAAATAATCACTTTTTTTTATTTTGCATATAACTATTATTTATGCATGTTTTAAAGGCCAATTTTCCGAAAATCATATTGTTTTAACTTATTTATTTGCAATTATTTATAATAGTGACAAAAGTCATTTTTTATCACTAATAACTACACCAAATTTGTAATGAATTCAAAGTCTCTTATTGTGAAAGATCTAATGAATAAAAGTGTTGCTACTATTGTTACAAAAAACATTAATACAGCCTCGGTTTTTAAAAAATATAAAATAGATTTTAGTGTTCATGGCAACATGCTATTAACTAAAGCATGTGATAAAAAAAAGGTCAACATAAAAAATATTGTTAATGATTTAAAGGCCGTAAATAATAAAGTTTATTATTTAAAAGATTATAATTCTTGGGATCTAGATTTTTTAATTGATTTTTTAGTAAATATTCAACATGAATATAAAGAAGAAAACATCTTATTTTTAAAAGAATATGGCGAAAAAGTTGCTAAAATATATGGCAAAGAATATAAAGAACTTTTAAAGGTTAATCGATTAATACAAAAAAATGCAGATACTATTCTAGAACACATGAAAAATGAAGAAAGAACTATTTTTCCGTATATCAAGAAACTTGTAGAGGCAAAAAATAAAAAAATTGTTGTAAACATTAGCAATTCTCCCTTAAATAGCCCCATAGAATCTATTGAAGATGAACATGAAAAAGTGAGTAAAATATTTAAAAAGATTTGCAAATTAACAAACAACTACAAAATCCCAGAAAACACATGTATTTCGTACAAAGTACTTTATTTAAAATTACAACAATTTGAGGAATTACTTTCTAACCACATGCACATAGAAAATAACATCTTATTTCCGAAAGCAAAAAAATTAGAAAAATCTTTACTTTTAGATCTTTAAATAAGCTAATTTTTAGTTTTCTTTAATAGGTAGCCATTTTCTTTTCATTATTTTTGCTTCAAATTCGTCAATTTGAAAAGAATACTTTTTTTATTTATTATTTTTTCTTCGCTAAATTCTTTCTCTCAAGAAAAGAAAAAAATTCAATATTACGCAGAACAGCAAGAAGCTGATGAAGAAAAATATCCAGGTGCCACATTATTAATAGGTAATGTTAAAATGACTCATGATGGCATTATTTTAACAAGTCAACAGGCATTATACTATAAAGATAAAAATTTCTTTAAAGCTATTGGTAATGTTATTATTAAGCAAGGAGACACCATTACACAAACAAGTAATTATACCGATTACGATGCCAATTCTAAGCAAGCACTTTCTTGGGGAAATGTGGTTTTAAAAGACCCAACAATGACCTTAACTACAGATACATTACATTTTGATAGATTAAATCAAAAATTGTATTATAACAGTTACGCTACCATTAAAGACGAAACAAATACCTTAAAAAGTAAAAATGGTAACTTCTATTTAGAAGATAAAAAATTTACAGCCACCACTAGAGTAACCGTTGTAAACCCAGAACACCATTTAGAATCTGATCATTTAGATTATTATACAAACTCCGGACTTACTTATTTATACGGACCATCAACCATTACAAATACCAAAAACGATAATAGAATTTATTGCGAAAAAGGTTTTTACAATACAAAAACAGATGTTTCTCACTTTGTTAAAAATGCAAAACTATATTTAAAAGAAAGAACTGTAGAAGGTGACAGTTTGTATTATGATAAGCAAAAAGGGTTTGCCTCTGCCACTAATAATATTCAGGTAATAGACACGGTACAAAACTTTATTACCAAAGGAAACTATGCCGAAATTTTCGAATTAAAAGATTCTCTTTACATCATTAAACAAGCAGTTGCCATTTCTATTATAGACAAAGATTCTATGTTTATTCATGGAGATACCATTTTAGTTACAGGTAAACCAGAAAAAAGAAATGTAAGAATTTTTCATAATGTAAAAATCTTTAAATCTGATTTACAAGGAAAGTGCGATTCTATTCATACAAACCAAGAAACTGGTTTAACAAAAATGTTTAAAAAACCTGTAATTTGGTCAGATCAAAATCAAATTACCGGAGATACCATTCACCTACTCTCTAATGTAGAAACAGAAAAATTAGATTCGTTAAAAGTATTAAACAATGCCTTTATCGTTTCTAAAGATTCTATGTCTATTAAAGATTTTAACCAAATTAAAGGAAGAAACATGTTTGGTAAATTTAAAGAAAATAAACTTCGTTTACTTTTAGTAAAAGGAAATGCAGAGTCGGTTTATTTTAATAGAAATGAAGAAACCCAAGTTTTAGAAACCATTACCAAAGAAATATCTAGTAATATTGAGTTTACCTTAGATAAAGGGCAAATTGAAACCATAAAATATTTAAAAAAATCTGATGGTAATACCTATCCTCCATCAAAACTTCCGGATGATGTTAGAGAGTTGCAAGGTTTTATTTGGCGTGAAGAAGAGCAACCTAAAAAAATGGAAGATATTTTTATACATGATGATAAAATAAACATTCCTCTAAATGAAGATACAAAAGAGAAAAAAGCACCTGTAATTCTTAATCAAAAAAAGAAGCTTACTACAAATCTAAAGCCGAAAGCTCTAAAACCTAATAGTTTTCCTAAAAAACAATAATCTTGAAAACAGATTTTTTTAAATACCAAGCACAAACTTCTCCTTACCCATTGGCTATAGAAGTTTCTACAGCAAAAGGAAGTTATATTTATGATACTTCCGGAAAAAAATATTTAGATTTTGTAGCAGGCGTTTCTGCAAATAGCTTAGGCCATAACCATCCCAAGGTTACAGATGCCATAAAAAAACAATTAGATGCTTATGCTCATGTAATGGTTTATGGCGAGTTTATACAGCAACCACAAGTAACATTATGTAAACTTTTAGCACAAAACTCTCCAAAGAATTTAAATGCCGTATACATTACAAACTCTGGAACAGAAGCAACGGAAGGTGCTATAAAATTAGCCAAAAGAGTTACAAATAGGTCAGAAATAATTGCTGCAAAAACATCTTATCATGGTAACACCATGGGATCTATGAGTGTTTCTGGTATAGAACAGCAAAAACAAGCATTTAGACCGTTAATTCCCGGTACAAATTTTATTGAGTTTAATAATGAAATTGATCTTGTTAAAATCACCAATAAAACAGCTGCCGTAATTCTAGAAACCATACAAGGTGGTGCAGGTTTTATTGAACCCAAAAACGGGTTTTTATCTAAAGTAAAACAACGTTGTTTAGAAGTTGGTGCACTTTTAATTTTAGATGAAATACAAACAGGAATTGGAAGAACGGGTACTTTTTGGGGTTTTGAAAACTATAATGTAATTCCGGATATTGTAATTACAGGAAAGGGTTTAGGAGGCGGAATGCCAATTGGAGCTTTTATTTCATCCTTTGAAATGATGAGCCTATTAAAAGACAACCCTAAATTGGGGCATATTTCTACATTTGCTGGTCATCCTGTTATTTCTGCTGCTGCAGTAGCAACTGTAAAAGAAATTACTGAGAACAACTTTACAAAAGAAGCTTTACGAAAAGAAACACTTATTAGAAAACATTTAATTCATCCATCAATTAAAGAAATTAGAGGAAAAGGTTTAATGTTAGCTGCTATTTTAGAAACTCCAGAACTAAATTCTAAAGTAGTTTTGAAATGTTTAGAAAACCAATTAATACTATTTTTTCTACTTTTTGAACCAAGTGCTATGAGAATAACGCCTCCACTTACTATTTCTGATGAAGATATTATTAAGGGATGTCAAATTATATTAAAAACAATTGATCAAGTAATCGAATAAATATATTAATCTTTACTTATTAAAAACAGAAAAGAGCAATTATTTACATAATTGCCCTTCAAATAAATCAACCATTAACATAATAGTAGATTATTTTTTTCTGTTATCTTATTACACTTCCTGATAAAACTGCTAATGGTCCTGCTCCCATAGAAATTACTGTATGGTTTTCTGCGTCTGCTGGTACAACATGCGCTAAAGGTTTTAATGCAAACGGTGCAGCACTATTATCTGGACTTGGTTCTACAGAAATTACAACTGTTTTTCCTTTTAAATCTGTAGGAAAATCTACACCTGCTGCAGATCCTGTAACATAATCTTCTCCTGGATAACCTGGTCCATTACCTACTGAACCCTTGTAAGGTGAAGTAGCTGCGTTATCATCTGCTGCGTCAACTGCAGTAAATGTACCTGTACTTACTGGTGTTCCGTTTAAAACAACCCATCCTTCATATTTCCATCCTTCAGGTAAAGTTGGTAAACTTAAACCTGCAACTGCTGGCTCATTCGTATTATCTAAAAACCAAACTCCACTTGCTTCATTCGTAGTATCAGCATCTGTTGGTGTTGCTAAAATGTATTTTCCCCAAGAATTACTAAAATCACCTACAATTCCTGTAGAAGTAACACTTGCAGAATTTCCAGAAAAATCTCCGGCTAAAATTTTTGTTGCTGCTGGTGCTAAAGCTGCTGCTCCGGTTTCACCTGCTGGCTCAATAGATAAAACAAATGTTGTTGCTGCTTCTAAATCATCAATTCCTACAGTATATGTTTGCGGAAAAGACACACTAGTAAAAGTTCCTGTACTTACTGGGCTACCATTTACAATTAACCATCCTTCGTAAACGAAATCAGCTCCTAATTCTTCTAAACCTGTAAAGTCTACTGTTAAACTTCCTGTTGTTGGTACATTGTTGTTGTTGTCATCATCACTACAAGCTACAAAAGTTGTTGCGATTGCAATTGCGATTGCTAAATTTAAAATTTTTTTCATCTTATTAATATTTATGTTAATGTTGATGACAAAGTTAAATTCTTAATGAATCATGAAATGTTAGCTAGCTAACACTTATGCAATTTTTTGAAGTAATCTTATTTCTTTTCTATTAAATGTGATAATATTTGCCTCTTTTAACTCATTCATTAACACATTTAAATTAGACCTAGAGGTACCAATTAAGGATGCAATATCTTTTTGAGTATAAGGGTGTTCTATTATTTTATCTCCTGTTTTTTCACAATCATGTCCATATTCCTCACACAATTCTTTCATAAATTCTAAAAATCTAGTTTTAGAATCTTTAAATAAAATTAATTGTAATCTTCTTTCTAATTTTTTAAAACGAAAACCTAAAAATTTATATATTTTTAAACTAAAGGTTTTATTATCTCGCATTAAATCATGCATGGTATCTACTCCTATTGGGCAGATTGAAGTGGTTGCATCTACAGATTGGGCAAATTCATTTCTTGTTTCTTCTCCTAAAATGGCTTTTTCTCCAAACAATTCTCCTTTTGTTAAAATTGCTTTTACAACTTCGGTACCATCTTCATTATAGTACCCAATTTTTACTTTTCCTTTTTCTATTAAATAGACTTTACTTGCTGCATCTTCTTCAAAGTAGATGTAATCACTTTTTTTATAAGCATCAAAATTATGACACTTTTTATATTCTTTAAATTTGTGTGGACAAAGTAGATTAAATAAGTTTACATTATCAAAAAACCATAAGTTATTCATAAAAAATCAATTTAGTTTTGGTTCTTTAATAAGTCTAAAAATGTAGTGATAGCTTACAAAAACACAGAACTTAAATAACTAATTTTAGCAATAAATTGGGGTTTGGACAATTTTTTTGATAAAATGCTATATTTTCTTCGGATGAAACTCCTGGATAATCTCCAAAATTATCTTCTAAATCTCTAATAATTTGAAAATGTAAATGTGGTGCATAATCTCCATTTACCACTGCACTTCCTAAATATCCTATGGTATCTCCTTGTAAAATTGAATCTCCAACTTTTATGTTTTCTATAGATTTTAAAGATAAATGACCGTATAAAGTATAGAATATTTCTTTTTTAATTTGATGTTTTAAAATAATTGTTGGGCCATAGTCTCCATAATTCACATTATTTTTAAAACTATGAATTTCTCCATCTAACGCTGCTAATACTTTTGTGTTTTCAGCACACCATAAATCTATACCTAAATGAATGTTTCTCTGTTTTTCTTTAGATTGATTCTTAAAATAAGTACTTCTGTCGTAGATATTTCTTTTTTCTAAATAACCACCAAATGCAACGTTGGCTTTATTTTTTTTTAGAAAAGAATCAATATATAGTTCCCATTCTGTGGATGAAGAAATATCAAAATGCAATAAATCTTTATTTTTTGATGAAATTGCTATCGGAAAATAGTCTTCAAAAGAAATACTTGCATCAATAACGGATGTGGGCTCTTTTGATATTTGTCGTAAAAAATGATTAAATTTTTCGGTATTCATAAGTAAAAGGAAAAAAACGATCAAAATATATCAAAAGTTTTTTATTTATATAATTTTAACTAGGTATTTTCTGCAAGGTTATAATATTATTAAAAAAACATTTCAGTAATTTTTAAATAATTTTAAGAATTGCTACTTTATCATTTGGTTTAAACAAAAAGTAACTATGTTATTTTAGCAACTCATCTATAGTTTCTCTAACCTTTTTACTATTCCAGTTTGCAGCACCAGATTCATCTATAATAATTTTACCTTCTTTATCTATTAAAAAAGTTCTTGGAATACTTTTTACTTTAAAAGTTGTTGGTGGCACTGTTAAGGGACTATAAGCTTTAAAATTATAATTTTTCTTTTTTAAAAAAGAAGCAATCACATCTTGTGATTCATTTGACACCAAAATAAATTCAATTTTACCTCCATAATCGTTATACAATGCTTGAAGTGACGGCATTTCTGCAATACAAGGCGGACACCAAGTAGCCCACATATTTACCAATAAAACTTTACCTTTTGCTTCATTTAAACGATAGCTATTACCTTCTAAATCTTTTAAATTCCAATCATAACTACTAACTAATTTTACATCAGTTGCTTTGTTAATACTTGGACTTAATTTTGCTATAACTGTCTGTAAACCTATTTGAATTTGCTGTCTTGTTGTTGGAATAATTAACAAGCCAATTATTATAACAAAAACTATATTCTTAACTACGCCTTTCTTTTTGTACATACCTTTAATAATAAAAGTAAAAAGCGCTAATTTTTCAATTAACGCTTTTTTAAATTATAGTTTAAACGCTTTATTTTGCGTTCTCCTTTTTAATTAAATTTAAAGCAGAGCCTTCATTATACCAATCTATCTGACCTTGGTTATAGGTATGGTTTGCAATGATTGTATCTTTAGAACCGTCTGCATGCACCACATCTATAGTTAATGGTTTATTAGGAGCAAACTCATTTAAATCTACAAAGTTAAATGTATCATCTTCTTGAATTAAATCGTAATCTGCTTCATTATTAAATGTTAAACCTAACATTCCTTGTTTTTTCAAGTTTGTTTCATGAATACGAGCAAAAGATTTTACTAAAACAGCAGCAACACCTAAATGTCTAGGCTCCATTGCAGCGTGTTCTCTAGAAGAACCTTCACCATAATTATGATCACCAACAACAATAGATTTTACACCTGCAGCTTTATAAGCTCTTGCAGTATCTGGTACTCCACCAAATTCTCCCGTTAATTGATTTTTAACAAAATTGGTTTTCTTACCAAAAGCATTTACAGCTCCAATTAAACAGTTGTTAGATATATTATCTAAATGACCTCTGTAGCGTAACCATGGTCCTGCCATAGAAATATGGTCTGTAGTACATTTACCAAAAGCTTTTATTAATAATTTTACGCCTGTTAAATTGTTTCCTAAAGGTGTAAAAGGTTCTAATAATTGTAATCTTTCAGAATCTTCTTTTACAGCAATTT
The nucleotide sequence above comes from Polaribacter butkevichii. Encoded proteins:
- a CDS encoding OstA-like protein; translation: MKRILFLFIIFSSLNSFSQEKKKIQYYAEQQEADEEKYPGATLLIGNVKMTHDGIILTSQQALYYKDKNFFKAIGNVIIKQGDTITQTSNYTDYDANSKQALSWGNVVLKDPTMTLTTDTLHFDRLNQKLYYNSYATIKDETNTLKSKNGNFYLEDKKFTATTRVTVVNPEHHLESDHLDYYTNSGLTYLYGPSTITNTKNDNRIYCEKGFYNTKTDVSHFVKNAKLYLKERTVEGDSLYYDKQKGFASATNNIQVIDTVQNFITKGNYAEIFELKDSLYIIKQAVAISIIDKDSMFIHGDTILVTGKPEKRNVRIFHNVKIFKSDLQGKCDSIHTNQETGLTKMFKKPVIWSDQNQITGDTIHLLSNVETEKLDSLKVLNNAFIVSKDSMSIKDFNQIKGRNMFGKFKENKLRLLLVKGNAESVYFNRNEETQVLETITKEISSNIEFTLDKGQIETIKYLKKSDGNTYPPSKLPDDVRELQGFIWREEEQPKKMEDIFIHDDKINIPLNEDTKEKKAPVILNQKKKLTTNLKPKALKPNSFPKKQ
- a CDS encoding aspartate aminotransferase family protein, which codes for MKTDFFKYQAQTSPYPLAIEVSTAKGSYIYDTSGKKYLDFVAGVSANSLGHNHPKVTDAIKKQLDAYAHVMVYGEFIQQPQVTLCKLLAQNSPKNLNAVYITNSGTEATEGAIKLAKRVTNRSEIIAAKTSYHGNTMGSMSVSGIEQQKQAFRPLIPGTNFIEFNNEIDLVKITNKTAAVILETIQGGAGFIEPKNGFLSKVKQRCLEVGALLILDEIQTGIGRTGTFWGFENYNVIPDIVITGKGLGGGMPIGAFISSFEMMSLLKDNPKLGHISTFAGHPVISAAAVATVKEITENNFTKEALRKETLIRKHLIHPSIKEIRGKGLMLAAILETPELNSKVVLKCLENQLILFFLLFEPSAMRITPPLTISDEDIIKGCQIILKTIDQVIE
- a CDS encoding anti-sigma factor, which produces MKKILNLAIAIAIATTFVACSDDDNNNNVPTTGSLTVDFTGLEELGADFVYEGWLIVNGSPVSTGTFTSVSFPQTYTVGIDDLEAATTFVLSIEPAGETGAAALAPAATKILAGDFSGNSASVTSTGIVGDFSNSWGKYILATPTDADTTNEASGVWFLDNTNEPAVAGLSLPTLPEGWKYEGWVVLNGTPVSTGTFTAVDAADDNAATSPYKGSVGNGPGYPGEDYVTGSAAGVDFPTDLKGKTVVISVEPSPDNSAAPFALKPLAHVVPADAENHTVISMGAGPLAVLSGSVIR
- a CDS encoding Crp/Fnr family transcriptional regulator, producing MNNLWFFDNVNLFNLLCPHKFKEYKKCHNFDAYKKSDYIYFEEDAASKVYLIEKGKVKIGYYNEDGTEVVKAILTKGELFGEKAILGEETRNEFAQSVDATTSICPIGVDTMHDLMRDNKTFSLKIYKFLGFRFKKLERRLQLILFKDSKTRFLEFMKELCEEYGHDCEKTGDKIIEHPYTQKDIASLIGTSRSNLNVLMNELKEANIITFNRKEIRLLQKIA
- a CDS encoding peptidoglycan DD-metalloendopeptidase family protein, which translates into the protein MNTEKFNHFLRQISKEPTSVIDASISFEDYFPIAISSKNKDLLHFDISSSTEWELYIDSFLKKNKANVAFGGYLEKRNIYDRSTYFKNQSKEKQRNIHLGIDLWCAENTKVLAALDGEIHSFKNNVNYGDYGPTIILKHQIKKEIFYTLYGHLSLKSIENIKVGDSILQGDTIGYLGSAVVNGDYAPHLHFQIIRDLEDNFGDYPGVSSEENIAFYQKNCPNPNLLLKLVI
- a CDS encoding TlpA family protein disulfide reductase yields the protein MYKKKGVVKNIVFVIIIGLLIIPTTRQQIQIGLQTVIAKLSPSINKATDVKLVSSYDWNLKDLEGNSYRLNEAKGKVLLVNMWATWCPPCIAEMPSLQALYNDYGGKIEFILVSNESQDVIASFLKKKNYNFKAYSPLTVPPTTFKVKSIPRTFLIDKEGKIIIDESGAANWNSKKVRETIDELLK